A genome region from Fusarium musae strain F31 chromosome 5, whole genome shotgun sequence includes the following:
- a CDS encoding hypothetical protein (EggNog:ENOG41), whose amino-acid sequence MTGGKKEGSTNPSAVRIRDNQRRSRARHKEYVEGLQKKLQDYERRGVEATLEMQQAARSVAVENSRLKILLGYHGITNEDVEKFLQSFPDQPASEAAKATISQSTSGQPLLAAAPKIPLQPLSRGHSAEPPRSALPPPHIAPENTSTRDVVDAVVGIKRDARKAGLSSGPALPLPVEQRQPLLQPRPQPPILPALPALVLGQGRPDPNPLDKLSVLATASPSCTEPVNTGTEFASVVTYNPQSNKFDISMKPEERIQLEYGTTSIHTNVHI is encoded by the exons ATGACAGGAGGAAAG AAGGAGGGCTCGACCAACCCATCAGCTGTCCGGATTCGTGACAATCAACGACGGTCCCGTGCACGACACAAGGAGTACGTCGAAGGtctgcagaagaagcttcaaGACTATGAGCGCCGAGGTGTTGAAGCGACGTTGGAGATGCAACAAGCAGCCCGCAGTGTTGCTGTCGAAAACTCACGCCTAAAAATCCTGCTAGGGTACCACGGTATCACcaatgaggatgttgaaaaGTTCTTGCAGAGCTTTCCAGACCAACCCGCTTCCGAAGCCGCAAAGGCAACGATTTCGCAGTCAACATCTGGCCAACCGCTTCTCGCCGCTGCACCTAAGATTCCTCTCCAACCTCTGTCAAGAGGACACTCAGCAGAACCTCCGAGGTCAGCGTTACCGCCTCCCCATATCGCACCAGAAAACACGAGTACTCGAGATGTGGTGGACGCCGTCGTAGGAATCAAGAGAGACGCTCGAAAAGCTGGTCTTTCCAGTGGGCCAGCACTTCCTTTACCAGTAGAGCAGCGTCAACCGCTGTTGCAACCTCGACCTCAACCACCCATTCTGCCAGCGTTGCCAGCTCTCGTCCTCGGTCAGGGTAGGCCAGACCCCAATCCCCTCGATAAACTCTCAGTTCTTGCGACAGCGAGC CCTTCGTGTACCGAGCCCGTCAATACTGGGACAGAGTTCGCCAGCGTCGTCACATACAACCCCCAGTCGAATAAGTTCGACATCTCCATGAAGCCAGAAGAGCGGATACAGCTGGAATACGGCACAACAAGTATCCATACCAACGTACATATTTGA
- the GCH1 gene encoding GTP cyclohydrolase 1 (EggNog:ENOG41) — MPTSEDGKKRSHDVASISGSSSSSDDSRRRRRERKEKKRKNGDTTVAVNGAKPSAFAQRRNSLAKASRDPRDEPLPRKRRAAAPQSVPEEEGAVMKIRSPSPVIDFDGLSRPSRGTRERREETEEQQAARLERMSGAVRTILECVGEDPDREGLLKTPERYAKALLFLTKGYQDNIETMVNEALFREGHSEMVIVKDIEIFMHIGYIPNETVIGLSKLPRIAEMFARRLQIQERLTKEVAHAIMEILKPQGVAVVMESSHLCMVMRGVEKTTTSTITSCVLGCFEKKSKTRNEFLNLIGINR, encoded by the exons ATGCCCACCTCCGAAGACGGAAAGAAGAGATCCCACGACGTCGCAAGCATCTCGGGCTCCTCGTCCAGCAGCGACGACTCCCGCAGGCGCCGTCGCGAgcgcaaggagaagaagagaaagaacgGCGATACCACTGTCGCTGTCAATGGCGCAAAGCCCAGCGCTTTCGCCCAGCGTCGCAATAGCTTGGCCAAAGCTTCGCGAGATCCCCGCGATGAACCTCTCCCCCGGAAGCGCCGCGCTGCTGCACCCCAGAGCGTTCCTGAAGAGGAGGGCGCTGTGATGAAGATTAGATCTCCTAGTCCTgtcattgactttgatgggCTCAGTCGACCCA GTCGGGGAACGAGAGAGCGCAGAGAGGAGACGGAGGAGCAGCAGGCTGCGCGACTGGAACGTATGAGCGGTGCTGTGCGCACTATTCTAGAGTGTGTCGGTGAAGATCCCGATCGCGAGGGTCTTCTCAAAACCCCGGAGCGCTACGCAAAGGCCCTGCTATTCTTGACAAAGGGATACCAGGACAACATTGAAACCATGGTCAACGAAGCTCTATTCAGAGAGGGACACAGCGAAATGgtcatcgtcaaggacaTTGAGATCTTT ATGCACATCGGCTACATCCCCAACGAGACCGTCATCGGCCTATCCAAGCTCCCCCGAATCGCAGAGATGTTCGCCCGCCGTCTACAGATCCAAGAACGTCTCACCAAGGAAGTCGCCCACGCCATCATGGAGATCCTCAAGCCCCAGGGCGTCGCCGTGGTCATGGAGTCGAGCCACCTGTGCATGGTGATGCGCGGTGTCGAAaagaccaccaccagcaccatcACGAGCTGTGTCCTTGGCTGCTTcgagaagaagtccaagacgCGCAATGAGTTCCTCAACCTTATTGGTATCAACCGATAA
- a CDS encoding hypothetical protein (EggNog:ENOG41~BUSCO:EOG09264VRO) — protein MASPPYATSPSGMSPPYPSPAQIPNKKRPSTLDGSAPPHKRRKPSQTSVSTSSAAHPLRQTSFPPEARSPFPRSPSVDAQSHVSGSAVSTTASAAPKKKRGRKAKNAKADDAREQTPSLVGGRAPTAVSGQGGEKEDDDEDDEKAEMALEDVVARTQEQKQEEIRLRAMLVEAFDSQQYNRYELWRAAKLADSVVKRVVNATVSQSVPQNVSTAVKAVAKLFAGEIIEAARNVQGEWIHAGEKQSELPTPPPSTNDDPAAAEEEIDLKRGPLRPDHLREAWRRYRLSGESRGVGVQQLWHAQQGDGVERFSTRTGKRLFK, from the exons ATGGCTTCTCCGCCGTACGCAACCTCTCCATCAGGAATGTCACCTCCCTACCCATCACCCGCTCAGATTCCCAACAAGAAGCGCCCATCAACTCTCGACGGCTCTGCACCTCCTCACAAGCGCCGCAAACCCTCCCAGACCTCCGTCTCAACCAGCTCCGCAGCGCATCCTCTTCGCCAAACATCCTTCCCTCCCGAAGCACGATCTCCATTCCCACGCTCTCCATCCGTAGATGCCCAGTCCCATGTGAGCGGCAGCGCAGTGAGCACAACAGCCAGCGCAGCACCGAAGAAGAAACGCGGCCGCAAGGCGAAGAACGCCAAGGCAGATGATGCTCGTGAACAGACGCCCAGTCTTGTCGGAGGACGGGCGCCTACTGCTGTGAGCGGACAAGGGGGTGAaaaggaggatgacgatgaggatgatgaaaagGCTGAGATGGCGCTCGAGGATGTCGTTGCCAGAACGCAGGAGCAGAAGCAGGAGGAGATTCGACTGCGAGCTATGCTTGTTGAAGCTTTTGATTCTCAGCAGTATAACCGATATGAGCTCTGGCGTGCAGCTAAATTGGCTGATAGTGTCGTCAAACGA GTCGTCAACGCCACGGTCTCTCAATCGGTTCCACAGAACGTTAGCACAGCTGTCAAAGCAGTGGCCAAGCTCTTCGCTGGTGAGATCATCGAAGCCGCTCGCAATGTACAGGGAGAATGGATCCACGCTGGAGAGAAGCAGAGCGAACTACCTACACCTCCACCCTCGACAAACGACGACCCTGCTGCAGCAGAGGAAGAGATTGATCTCAAGCGCGGTCCCCTCCGACCCGATCATCTACGCGAGGCCTGGCGCCGCTACAGACTATCTGGAGAGAGCCGCGGTGTAGGCGTGCAGCAACTCTGGCATGCCCAGCAGGGCGATGGAGTTGAGCGCTTTTCGACCCGTACAGGAAAGCGACTTTTCAAGTAA